A region from the Planctomycetia bacterium genome encodes:
- a CDS encoding metalloregulator ArsR/SmtB family transcription factor → MSHRQFKDGVYEQLARIGKAVSAPKRIELLELICQGPRNVKVLARLTDLSVANASQHLKVLRAARLIDAEKKGLYVEYRLADESVGRYLLSTQSLADARLAEIRQLTHDFLEQRGALEPVNREELMRRVRDGDVVVLDVRPSEEYAAGHIPGAVSVPIGELKARLKELPKGKEIVAYCRGPYCIMSIEAVELLRKKGFRAQRMEQGVLDWRARGWRIEAGTKKAGR, encoded by the coding sequence ATGTCGCATCGCCAATTCAAAGACGGCGTGTATGAACAACTTGCCCGCATCGGCAAGGCGGTCTCAGCACCGAAACGGATCGAGTTGCTGGAACTGATCTGCCAAGGGCCGCGCAACGTGAAGGTCTTGGCGAGACTGACTGACCTCTCCGTGGCGAATGCCTCGCAGCACCTCAAGGTATTGCGTGCGGCGCGCTTGATCGACGCCGAGAAAAAGGGCCTCTATGTGGAGTATCGGCTCGCCGACGAATCGGTGGGCCGTTATCTATTGTCCACACAATCCCTTGCCGATGCCCGCCTCGCCGAAATCCGTCAACTCACGCACGATTTTCTGGAGCAACGCGGGGCGCTAGAACCGGTCAACCGTGAGGAACTGATGCGCCGCGTTCGCGATGGCGACGTGGTCGTCTTGGACGTACGGCCCAGCGAGGAGTATGCCGCAGGGCATATCCCCGGCGCGGTTTCCGTCCCGATCGGCGAGTTGAAAGCGCGCCTTAAGGAACTGCCGAAGGGCAAGGAGATCGTCGCGTACTGCCGCGGCCCATATTGCATCATGTCAATTGAAGCCGTGGAACTCTTGCGCAAAAAGGGCTTTCGCGCCCAACGCATGGAACAAGGCGTACTCGACTGGCGCGCGCGAGGTTGGCGCATCGAGGCCGGGACAAAAAAGGCCGGACGGTAG
- a CDS encoding methyltransferase domain-containing protein produces MHRAADAIPLPNGSMDLVTANGILNLSPDNDAVMREVARVLRPRGRTIFAEIVLASELPADDRREVSDWFR; encoded by the coding sequence CTGCACAGAGCGGCCGATGCGATTCCGCTGCCGAATGGCTCCATGGATCTCGTCACGGCGAACGGCATTCTTAATCTGTCGCCGGATAATGATGCCGTGATGCGGGAAGTGGCGAGAGTGCTGCGTCCGAGAGGGCGCACGATCTTCGCGGAGATTGTGCTCGCGAGCGAACTCCCGGCAGATGACCGACGTGAAGTCAGCGACTGGTTCCGCTGA
- a CDS encoding TraM recognition domain-containing protein, giving the protein MAVTYAVLWGLNSDALRPHLTWQFLWRQGGLVLAIVAIVAAAAFTAPHHPSVFAFVPAMAVALVASYVCAKQFAYWMTVNPAVDWREMRLWQSLWPRLWTTALPNECPEMLTARAAIVALAVQAWLGYEVLHWLMRSDRNPELQTSAGLIALTAIIVPLPCYWLLWHVSGIVPRISWRATLIATFASLHVWFSYLPTPTQAPGVFLFPDRWLRPLWVRQVVAIFALASMTTGILLLQTSPSRTAPVTLVLTAAQLIFGPQPSSAGFTSSQLTLATALAAMIPILVFLAIYWFVFGSLLARYWLALEVPGGSAQCTTKSPWSISVNRMLNSRDRKEREHVLLGRSIFGGYPVLLHKALLHQHAHLVGDSGSRKTSLGIAPIIAQLVAAQDCSVLVLDLKGDRSLFETARLEAAAAGAEFRWFALETGLSSHVFNPLEQSHFARLTPNQKTQLILEGLSLNYGDAYGRGFFSAMNEVVLLNLIRHYPIPNFQRLHALLCDKAAYLAAGGNPDDWKKAQHVTALVDRLASIYALNVTAEDLRQQPRVREAAIDMGMMLSRPQVAYFNLKSPIEPIGSPAVAKLAMYSLFSAAARRTARQRQRIYVVVDEFQQIVSDSVRLVFEQARSSNVHFIVAHQNVEQLDRKGVDVRDTVSSCTAFKQFFRASDPKTIKLLEEMSGQGRFEALSWKQQFTADDDQSFTPDHAEFQLVGVNEEVGFRLERNTIMDISAAPNTSFISVTEASHFTQFSGYVTPIISDYHISLKEYDRRSSTAWPTASDETVLIPDAAGPASGPPLSSPSSDDDWDERIRKLSEPNEPSR; this is encoded by the coding sequence TTGGCCGTAACCTACGCGGTTTTGTGGGGCCTCAATTCCGATGCCCTCCGCCCGCACCTGACATGGCAATTTCTTTGGCGACAAGGCGGACTGGTGTTGGCCATTGTGGCGATCGTCGCGGCGGCCGCGTTCACAGCCCCCCATCATCCGAGCGTCTTCGCATTCGTACCAGCAATGGCCGTTGCGCTCGTGGCCTCTTACGTCTGCGCCAAGCAGTTCGCCTATTGGATGACCGTCAACCCGGCGGTTGATTGGCGCGAAATGCGGCTGTGGCAATCGCTCTGGCCAAGATTGTGGACGACGGCGCTGCCGAATGAGTGTCCCGAAATGCTCACGGCGCGGGCCGCCATCGTGGCGCTCGCGGTCCAGGCGTGGCTCGGCTATGAAGTGCTGCATTGGCTGATGCGCTCCGACCGCAATCCAGAGTTGCAAACATCCGCTGGCCTGATCGCACTGACCGCCATCATTGTTCCGTTGCCGTGTTACTGGCTGCTTTGGCATGTCAGCGGTATCGTCCCACGCATTTCTTGGCGCGCGACGTTGATCGCGACATTCGCTTCGCTCCACGTGTGGTTCAGCTATCTCCCCACGCCAACGCAAGCCCCCGGCGTGTTTTTATTTCCCGATCGCTGGTTGCGTCCACTCTGGGTCCGACAGGTCGTGGCCATCTTTGCCTTGGCGTCGATGACGACCGGCATTCTCTTGCTCCAGACGTCGCCATCGCGAACGGCGCCCGTCACGCTGGTCCTGACGGCCGCACAACTGATCTTCGGTCCCCAACCGAGCAGTGCCGGGTTTACGTCCTCGCAGCTGACGCTGGCGACCGCCTTGGCGGCAATGATTCCCATCCTCGTATTCCTCGCTATCTACTGGTTTGTGTTCGGAAGCTTGTTGGCCCGCTACTGGTTGGCGCTTGAAGTGCCCGGCGGATCTGCCCAGTGCACCACGAAATCACCCTGGTCAATCTCCGTCAATCGCATGCTCAACTCGCGCGACCGCAAAGAGCGCGAACACGTGCTGCTGGGACGCAGTATCTTTGGCGGCTATCCGGTCCTGCTGCACAAGGCGCTGCTGCATCAGCACGCTCATCTCGTTGGGGACTCGGGTTCGCGTAAAACTTCGCTCGGCATTGCGCCAATTATCGCTCAACTCGTGGCCGCCCAAGATTGCTCCGTGCTGGTGCTCGACCTAAAAGGAGATCGGTCGCTCTTCGAGACGGCCCGCCTGGAGGCCGCGGCGGCCGGCGCCGAGTTCCGTTGGTTTGCCCTGGAGACGGGCTTATCCAGTCACGTCTTCAATCCACTGGAGCAATCGCATTTCGCCCGCCTGACGCCCAATCAAAAGACGCAGCTCATCTTGGAGGGACTCTCACTCAATTATGGCGATGCCTATGGCCGCGGTTTTTTCTCCGCGATGAATGAAGTTGTGCTGTTGAATCTAATCCGACATTATCCGATTCCAAATTTCCAGCGGCTGCATGCCCTGCTCTGCGACAAGGCCGCCTACCTCGCCGCTGGCGGCAATCCCGACGATTGGAAAAAGGCTCAACACGTCACCGCGCTGGTGGATCGCTTGGCGTCGATATATGCGCTGAACGTCACGGCCGAGGACCTCCGCCAGCAGCCGCGCGTCCGTGAAGCCGCCATCGACATGGGCATGATGCTGTCGCGACCGCAGGTGGCGTACTTCAACCTCAAATCACCGATCGAACCGATCGGCTCGCCAGCCGTGGCCAAACTCGCCATGTATTCCCTGTTCTCTGCGGCCGCCCGTCGCACGGCGCGGCAACGCCAGCGGATTTATGTTGTCGTGGATGAATTCCAACAGATTGTTTCCGACAGCGTGCGGCTAGTTTTCGAGCAAGCTCGTAGCAGCAATGTGCATTTCATCGTGGCCCACCAGAATGTCGAACAACTTGATCGCAAGGGAGTCGACGTGCGTGACACGGTCAGTTCCTGCACGGCTTTCAAGCAATTCTTTCGCGCCTCCGATCCCAAGACGATCAAGCTCCTGGAGGAAATGTCAGGGCAGGGACGGTTTGAGGCGCTCTCCTGGAAACAACAATTCACCGCCGATGATGATCAAAGCTTCACGCCCGACCATGCCGAGTTTCAACTCGTCGGCGTGAACGAAGAGGTTGGATTTCGCCTGGAGCGCAATACGATCATGGACATTAGCGCCGCTCCGAACACCAGTTTCATCAGCGTCACCGAAGCCAGCCACTTCACCCAGTTCAGTGGCTATGTGACGCCGATCATCAGCGATTATCATATCAGCCTCAAGGAATACGACCGACGAAGCAGTACGGCCTGGCCCACGGCCAGTGACGAAACCGTGCTCATTCCCGACGCGGCCGGGCCGGCCTCCGGGCCCCCACTCTCGTCCCCCTCCTCCGACGACGATTGGGACGAGCGGATTCGCAAACTGTCGGAACCGAACGAACCGTCGCGTTAG
- a CDS encoding cupin domain-containing protein, whose translation MKLLSVGVLAAVTALAALFADDPHEMEGFRLFPVDDTVWRDGPPSLPKGAQIAVLEGDPTNEGPFVFRIKAPDGFQIPLHTHPKTERVTVISGTFHIGMGEKVDKDAAKPMPAGTYGFWEAGMKHFVWVEGETVVQFHGQGPWIINYVNPSDDPRNQSP comes from the coding sequence GTGAAGCTTCTTTCCGTAGGCGTTTTGGCAGCGGTGACGGCCTTGGCGGCGTTGTTCGCTGACGACCCTCACGAGATGGAAGGTTTCCGACTCTTCCCGGTAGACGACACCGTGTGGCGAGATGGGCCGCCGTCGTTACCGAAGGGAGCGCAGATCGCTGTGCTTGAAGGAGATCCGACGAACGAGGGGCCCTTCGTCTTTCGCATCAAGGCCCCGGATGGGTTTCAAATCCCCTTGCACACGCACCCTAAGACGGAGCGTGTCACGGTGATCTCGGGCACTTTCCACATTGGCATGGGAGAGAAGGTCGACAAGGATGCCGCGAAACCGATGCCAGCCGGCACGTATGGCTTTTGGGAAGCTGGCATGAAGCACTTCGTCTGGGTCGAAGGTGAAACCGTGGTGCAGTTTCACGGACAAGGACCATGGATCATCAACTACGTGAATCCGAGCGACGATCCGCGCAATCAATCGCCATAG